In Halobaculum magnesiiphilum, the following proteins share a genomic window:
- a CDS encoding DsbA family protein, which produces MSSPISITRRRTLSAIGGASVASAAGCLGGGSTSDKTVQSLPRPTRGDDDAAVTVAVFEDFACPHCRTFATQVYPEIESTYIEEGIVRYEHYDFPIPVDDRWSWRAPIAARAVQDSAGTGAFFEFVETLFADGWSEGRHQYTDDLIGVIAGDVGADADTVRRAAADGRYRPVVEADRETGTERGVGGTPAVFVDGTPIEEPTYSAIESAVEDVR; this is translated from the coding sequence GTGAGTTCTCCGATATCGATCACTCGTCGTCGAACGCTGTCCGCGATCGGGGGCGCATCGGTCGCGAGCGCCGCGGGTTGTCTCGGCGGCGGGTCGACGAGCGACAAGACGGTTCAGTCGCTCCCGCGTCCGACCCGTGGCGACGACGATGCGGCGGTGACCGTCGCCGTCTTCGAGGACTTCGCCTGTCCCCATTGCCGGACGTTCGCCACGCAGGTGTATCCCGAGATCGAGTCGACCTACATCGAGGAGGGGATCGTCCGATACGAGCATTACGACTTCCCGATCCCGGTCGACGACCGATGGTCGTGGCGCGCGCCGATCGCCGCCCGCGCGGTCCAAGACTCCGCGGGGACGGGGGCGTTCTTCGAGTTCGTCGAGACGCTGTTCGCCGACGGATGGTCCGAGGGCCGTCACCAGTATACCGACGACCTGATCGGCGTAATCGCCGGCGACGTGGGGGCCGACGCCGACACCGTTCGCCGGGCCGCTGCGGACGGGCGGTACCGGCCCGTCGTCGAGGCGGACAGGGAAACCGGAACCGAGCGGGGCGTCGGCGGGACCCCCGCGGTGTTCGTCGACGGGACACCGATCGAGGAACCGACGTATTCCGCGATCGAGTCGGCGGTCGAGGACGTACGGTAA
- a CDS encoding segregation/condensation protein A translates to MTTGSRSRRRARMIEAPGDAGIASPGETDDDEVEPVELLVNLAEEGEIDPWDIDVVEVTDAFLDRLDEADLRTGGRALFYASVLLRMKSDDMLAADDEDEPEDDLEPWERAFEGDGAMVDDAPIDDGFDPVNALEEEMDRRLERKSTRGSPETLDELVRELREAERGTWWKESRQYDTSESPRGFSRGTQTLEYHGADDLRREGEPGESDVTGTTHEEDIESVIDDVRAALHPQYERGRAEVLFREIADTGSTAVMTYLALLFLAHRGEITLEQDDLFGDLWVRDAGVAAAGDEAIAD, encoded by the coding sequence GTGACGACGGGGAGCCGGTCCCGGAGGCGAGCGCGGATGATTGAGGCGCCCGGCGACGCGGGGATCGCCTCGCCCGGCGAGACGGACGACGACGAGGTCGAGCCGGTCGAGCTGCTCGTCAACCTCGCCGAGGAGGGCGAGATCGACCCGTGGGACATCGACGTCGTCGAGGTCACCGACGCGTTCCTCGACCGCCTCGACGAGGCGGACCTCCGGACCGGCGGACGGGCGCTCTTCTACGCGAGCGTCCTGCTCCGGATGAAGTCCGATGATATGCTCGCCGCGGACGACGAGGACGAGCCCGAGGACGACCTCGAACCGTGGGAGCGGGCCTTCGAGGGCGACGGCGCGATGGTCGACGACGCGCCGATCGACGACGGCTTCGACCCCGTGAACGCGCTCGAGGAGGAGATGGACCGGCGGCTGGAGCGCAAGAGCACCCGCGGCTCGCCCGAGACGCTGGACGAACTCGTCCGGGAGCTGCGGGAGGCCGAGCGGGGCACCTGGTGGAAGGAGTCGCGCCAGTACGACACCAGCGAGTCGCCGCGGGGGTTCTCCCGCGGCACGCAGACGCTGGAGTACCACGGCGCCGACGACCTCCGCCGCGAGGGCGAGCCCGGCGAGTCCGACGTGACCGGGACGACCCACGAGGAGGACATCGAGTCCGTCATCGACGACGTGCGCGCCGCGTTGCACCCGCAGTACGAGCGCGGGCGCGCGGAGGTGCTGTTCCGGGAGATCGCCGACACCGGAAGCACCGCCGTGATGACGTATCTCGCGCTGTTGTTCCTCGCACACCGCGGCGAGATCACGCTGGAGCAGGACGACCTGTTCGGCGATCTGTGGGTTCGCGACGCCGGCGTCGCCGCCGCCGGCGACGAGGCGATCGCGGACTGA